Proteins encoded by one window of Drosophila melanogaster chromosome X:
- the HLH3B gene encoding helix loop helix protein 3B has translation MAWLPSSSNGADNADERSTASSGSSGHSQTNESPRSGHLNGNGSMRDTAAGRHPPALLRHATPHLQPKTESISDGDGDAELSDFSLNDTEEDEEDLRDYIVLNGNQADANRSLSSSPRSHSRNGLLTAPASSGSSVGGSGGGGGNGSGGNASSGGGSGVGATGGVRKVFTNTRERWRQQNVSGAFAELRKLVPTHPPDKKLSKNEILRSAIKYIKLLTGILEWQQRQAPSHPIRAQMEPNNNDNRMANGHAADGENLENPDVPPVRHIKCERTDGQMHRNGIGHGHANGNAGNDLLMIAPGAVVKSELLLESTLPLGHPLNGPPLPLTTAPLAMAETQRISGTVSGVKSASGRSSKRRLKPEGGATDLSLGKRRRT, from the exons ATGGCCTGGCTACCGAGCAGCTCGAACGGAGCGGATAACGCGGACGAACGGAGCACCGCCTCGAGCGGATCCTCCGGCCACAGCCAGACCAACGAGTCACCGCGATCCGGGCACCTGAACGGTAATGGTAGCATGCGGGACACTGCCGCTGGCAGGCATCCGCCCGCCCTGCTCCGACATGCCACGCCCCACCTGCAGCCCAAGACGGAGTCCATATCCGATGGAGACGGTGACGCGGAGCTTTCCGACTTCTCGCTCAACGACacggaggaggacgaggaggatcTTCGCGATTACATCGTTCTGAATGGCAACCAGGCGGATG CGAATCGCTCACTGTCCAGTTCGCCGCGCAGTCACTCCCGCAACGGACTGCTGACCGCGCCGGCCAGCTCCGGAAGCTCAGTCGGCGGtagcggcggtggtggaggcAATGGCTCCGGCGGCAATGCATCCagtggcggcggcagcggcgtaGGAGCCACCGGCGGTGTGCGCAAGGTGTTCACCAACACAAGGGAGCGATGGCGCCAGCAGAACGTGTCCGGTGCCTTTGCAGAGCTGCGCAAGCTGGTGCCCACACATCCGCCGGACAAGAAGCTATCGAAGAACGAGATCCTGCGCTCGGCCATTAAGTACATTAAGCTGCTGACGGGCATCCTCGagtggcagcagcggcaggcGCCCTCGCATCCGATCAGGGCTCAAATGGAGCCGAACAACAACGACAATAGGATGGCCAATGGCCATGCGGCGGACGGGGAGAATCTGGAGAATCCAGATGTTCCGCCTGTACGGCACATCAAGTGTGAACGCACCGACGGGCAGATGCACAGGAATGGCATTGGGCACGGACATGCCAACGGAAACGCTGGCAACGACCTGCTGATGATTGCCCCGGGAGCCGTTGTCAAAAGCGAGCTTCTCCTGGAGTCTACACTCCCACTTGGGCATCCGTTAAACGGCCCACCCCTGCCGTTGACCACTGCTCCGCTGGCCATGGCCGAGACTCAGCGAATCAGTGGCACCGTATCCGGTGTAAAATCGGCCAGCGGACGGAGTAGCAAGCGACGCCTCAAGCCGGAAGGCGGAGCCACCGATCTCAGTCTGGGCAAACGGCGCAGGACGTAG
- the CG2652 gene encoding uncharacterized protein encodes MSYTNLLRHQNVVDDCQRVSCNRTPPITVTGRCVISRDIVIGCRMEQCDPDMPYMLEPTWGVYLRPGRDGGDLSRFVRRVTFKMSPRLPLRLHVADSAPFEIGEVLGSDFPVEVQVQYMDARMSATSYIFRPRVVREGHAGICEEMLDKMIFVNPSPMMRQNLTPVLVPSANGAPGDRTSPQFAMESAMPETPGERKEQDRDREQVGDVARPSQPPAKQPKKRLSVGIPHPIGHQ; translated from the coding sequence ATGAGCTACACAAATCTCCTGCGCCATCAGAATGTGGTCGATGACTGCCAGCGGGTGAGCTGCAACCGCACTCCGCCGATCACTGTCACCGGGCGCTGTGTGATCAGTCGGGACATCGTGATCGGCTGCCGCATGGAACAGTGCGATCCGGACATGCCCTACATGCTGGAGCCGACGTGGGGCGTCTACCTGCGCCCAGGTCGCGATGGCGGCGACCTGTCGCGGTTCGTGCGGCGCGTCACCTTCAAGATGTCGCCGCGCCTGCCGCTGCGACTGCACGTGGCGGACAGCGCTCCGTTTGAGATTGGCGAGGTACTGGGCAGCGACTTTCCCGTGGAGGTGCAGGTGCAGTATATGGATGCCCGCATGTCGGCCACCTCGTACATCTTCCGGCCGCGCGTGGTGCGCGAGGGTCACGCCGGTATTTGCGAGGAGATGCTCGACAAGATGATATTCGTCAATCCCTCGCCCATGATGAGACAGAATCTAACGCCCGTGCTTGTGCCCAGTGCAAATGGTGCGCCCGGGGACAGGACATCGCCCCAGTTTGCAATGGAGTCCGCCATGCCGGAGACACCGGGTGAGCGAAAGGAACAGGACCGGGATCGGGAGCAGGTGGGCGATGTGGCGCGACCCTCGCAGCCGCCGGCAAAGCAGCCCAAGAAGCGTCTAAGTGTGGGCATACCCCATCCCATCGGTCATCAGTAG